A genomic segment from Propioniciclava sp. MC1595 encodes:
- a CDS encoding MFS transporter: MSAPSSRRALTVGLLTCVTAVAFEGMAVVTAMPAAAADLGDLHLYAWAFTAVMIAQLVAIVVAGRVTDAVGPVRPLLVGLVVFAVGVVVAALAPWMLVLLVGRFVQGLGGGAVALTLMVVTAVAYDPAERARVMTWYSACWMLPSFVGPAVAAWLSETFSWHWVFWAVLPFVALGLALMAPGLAHLAAREPDADAGEADPVPVHAAVAVAAGIALLQVAGQRLEPLSLLWLVVGLVLVGMWFRRLMPRGFAPAASGLPSVVNTRLLVSGTFFGTQAFLPLMLTTRGVPLQLAGVVITLGSVGWMGGSWLQARPWLRLSRDRIIVAGATSVAAGTALLAVAGWWGGSSLVLPLAASLLAGVGMGLQSSSTALATMQLSPAAEIGRNTSSLQVGETTGNALLTGAAGTIFAALAASAPDAVTFGWVMTALVVPALLGLLAARSIGYVANHSLASA; this comes from the coding sequence GTGTCCGCCCCATCCTCGCGCCGCGCCCTGACCGTCGGCCTGTTGACCTGCGTCACGGCCGTCGCCTTCGAGGGCATGGCCGTGGTCACCGCCATGCCCGCCGCGGCCGCGGACCTGGGCGACCTCCACCTCTACGCGTGGGCGTTCACGGCGGTGATGATCGCGCAGCTGGTGGCGATCGTGGTGGCCGGGCGGGTCACGGACGCCGTGGGCCCGGTCCGCCCGCTGCTCGTCGGGCTGGTCGTGTTCGCCGTCGGGGTCGTGGTGGCGGCGCTCGCCCCCTGGATGCTGGTGCTGCTGGTCGGCCGGTTCGTCCAGGGCCTGGGCGGCGGGGCCGTCGCGCTGACGCTGATGGTGGTCACCGCCGTGGCCTACGACCCCGCCGAGCGTGCGCGGGTCATGACCTGGTACTCCGCTTGCTGGATGCTGCCCTCCTTCGTGGGGCCGGCCGTCGCGGCGTGGCTGAGCGAGACCTTCTCGTGGCACTGGGTGTTCTGGGCGGTGCTGCCGTTCGTGGCGCTCGGTCTGGCCCTGATGGCGCCCGGGCTGGCGCACCTCGCGGCGCGCGAACCGGACGCCGACGCCGGCGAGGCCGACCCCGTGCCCGTCCACGCCGCCGTGGCCGTCGCGGCCGGCATCGCGCTGCTCCAGGTGGCCGGGCAGCGGCTCGAGCCGTTGTCGCTGCTGTGGCTGGTCGTCGGCCTGGTCCTGGTGGGGATGTGGTTCCGGAGGCTGATGCCCCGCGGGTTCGCACCCGCGGCGTCCGGCCTGCCGTCGGTGGTCAACACCCGCCTGCTCGTCTCGGGGACGTTCTTCGGCACCCAGGCCTTCCTGCCCCTCATGCTCACCACCCGCGGGGTGCCGCTGCAGCTGGCCGGCGTGGTCATCACGCTCGGCTCGGTGGGCTGGATGGGCGGGTCCTGGCTGCAGGCGCGCCCGTGGCTGCGGCTCTCCCGCGACCGGATCATCGTCGCCGGCGCCACCAGCGTGGCGGCCGGGACGGCGCTGCTCGCGGTGGCGGGCTGGTGGGGCGGGTCCTCGCTGGTGCTGCCGCTGGCCGCCAGCCTGCTCGCCGGGGTGGGCATGGGGCTGCAGAGCTCGTCCACGGCGCTGGCCACGATGCAGCTCTCGCCGGCCGCCGAGATCGGCCGCAACACCAGCTCGCTGCAGGTGGGGGAGACGACCGGCAACGCGCTGCTGACCGGCGCGGCGGGGACGATCTTCGCCGCGCTGGCCGCCTCGGCCCCCGACGCGGTCACGTTCGGCTGGGTGATGACGGCGCTCGTGGTACCCGCCCTGCTCGGCCTCCTGGCCGCGCGGTCGATCGGATACGTGGCGAACCACTCGCTGGCGTCGGCCTGA
- a CDS encoding acyl-CoA thioesterase: MRLSEIEHAHVGGQKSVVLRFLAAPMDANVRGYVGGGKILEWIDKAGYAAAAAWSGHYSVTGYVGNIHLHRVVNVGDMVEVEARVVYTGRTSLQVVCTVTSHNPREDVRVTNTQCLLVFVAMDADGKPTPVPPFTPEDDWEREENERAQMLTAVRREVEEAMAVQVYSDATETCRETLRFLAAPTDVNWGGKVHGGYVMHWIMTAGKLVAERWFHGHARATYAGGFRFYRPMYIGDIVEVDARLIYTDGSEMHVSVWVRSGDPRRTELQTTTHCTIVYTALGEDDHEVPVRPWVPRLPEDRALERHATDLIQIRSRLGRSQPHQY, encoded by the coding sequence ATGAGGCTGTCTGAGATCGAGCACGCGCACGTGGGCGGCCAGAAGAGCGTCGTCCTGCGGTTCCTCGCGGCGCCGATGGACGCCAATGTCCGCGGCTACGTGGGCGGCGGCAAGATCCTGGAGTGGATCGACAAGGCCGGCTACGCGGCCGCCGCGGCCTGGTCGGGGCACTACTCGGTCACCGGCTACGTCGGGAACATCCACCTGCACCGCGTCGTCAACGTGGGCGACATGGTCGAGGTCGAAGCGCGCGTGGTCTACACCGGCCGCACCTCGCTGCAGGTCGTCTGTACCGTCACCAGCCACAACCCGCGCGAGGACGTGCGCGTCACCAACACCCAGTGCCTGCTGGTCTTCGTGGCCATGGACGCCGACGGCAAGCCCACGCCCGTGCCCCCGTTCACGCCGGAGGACGACTGGGAGCGCGAGGAGAACGAGCGCGCCCAGATGCTGACCGCCGTGCGCCGCGAGGTCGAGGAAGCCATGGCGGTGCAGGTGTACTCGGACGCCACCGAGACCTGCCGGGAGACCCTGCGGTTCCTGGCCGCGCCGACCGACGTGAACTGGGGCGGCAAGGTGCACGGCGGCTACGTCATGCACTGGATCATGACCGCCGGCAAGCTCGTAGCGGAGCGGTGGTTCCACGGTCACGCCCGCGCCACCTACGCCGGCGGGTTCCGGTTCTACCGGCCCATGTACATCGGCGACATCGTCGAGGTGGACGCTCGGCTCATCTACACCGACGGCTCCGAGATGCACGTCTCGGTGTGGGTGCGCTCCGGTGACCCGCGCCGGACCGAACTGCAGACCACCACGCACTGCACGATCGTCTACACGGCCCTGGGCGAGGACGACCACGAGGTGCCGGTGCGCCCGTGGGTGCCGCGCCTGCCCGAGGACCGCGCACTGGAGCGCCACGCGACCGACCTGATCCAGATCCGCTCGCGGCTGGGCCGGAGCCAGCCGCACCAGTACTGA
- a CDS encoding DUF3039 domain-containing protein → MTQLTPAPGSQTVVDERTEFRLDEGDHERFSHYVPKNKLTEAMVMGTPVVALCGKVWVPSRNPDRFPVCPECKEIWETFRGGEGGGEGDGGQES, encoded by the coding sequence ATGACCCAGCTGACACCCGCACCCGGCTCGCAGACGGTCGTCGACGAGCGCACCGAGTTCCGGCTCGACGAGGGCGACCACGAGCGCTTCAGCCACTACGTGCCGAAGAACAAGCTCACCGAGGCGATGGTCATGGGGACGCCGGTCGTCGCCCTGTGCGGCAAGGTCTGGGTGCCCAGCCGCAACCCCGACCGGTTCCCGGTCTGCCCCGAGTGCAAGGAGATCTGGGAGACCTTCCGCGGCGGCGAGGGCGGTGGCGAGGGCGACGGCGGTCAGGAGTCATGA
- a CDS encoding CGNR zinc finger domain-containing protein yields MEEELADHELPGVEVTASALPHVPLPPWYERDPTLPRDTAGRCPTLGPFLLAVVGVLLTEATNIHLSGYADRVRPCEAPDCRTPFLDAGDGRRRRFCSPRCRARQSARARARVR; encoded by the coding sequence GTGGAGGAGGAACTGGCCGACCACGAGCTGCCGGGGGTGGAGGTCACGGCGTCCGCGCTGCCGCACGTGCCCCTGCCACCGTGGTACGAGCGTGACCCCACGCTGCCGCGCGACACCGCTGGGCGGTGCCCCACGCTCGGCCCGTTCCTGCTGGCGGTCGTGGGCGTCCTGCTCACCGAGGCGACGAACATCCACCTCAGCGGGTACGCCGACCGCGTCAGGCCCTGCGAGGCGCCCGACTGCCGTACCCCGTTCCTCGACGCGGGCGACGGCCGACGGCGGCGCTTCTGCTCGCCGCGGTGCCGTGCTCGACAGTCAGCCCGGGCGCGGGCACGGGTCCGGTGA
- the malQ gene encoding 4-alpha-glucanotransferase produces MPLTNRVLADLAAAFGISTEFWDWKGRLTEVDDATVVGILAGMGVDASTDEAAHQALTDEALRPWRRGLPPCTVMQQGSQAHVNVHVPAGSPASVHIRLEEGGRWEAWQVDNHEPDREIDGAWVGEATFALPAELPLGYHRLVLETPGSTVEETLVVTPRFLGFPEAMGNRRVWGYATQLYSVRSANSWGMGDLIDLGDLATWSGTQHFADYLLVNPLHAAQPMPPLEPSPYLPSSRRYVNPLYVRPEFIPEYATLNENKRRRIADIKAELDKQLAGSDRIERNAIWLAKLAALRIVYDEGLSEVRMMAKESFVRAEGRTLSQFATWCVLVSTFGLNWREWPAEYLRPSSPEVAAFAAEYARDVDFFVWLQWVADNQLREAQSAARAAGMKVGIMNDLAVGVSRSSAEAWVLGDAFAQGVSVGAPPDHYNQLGQDWGQAPWRPDRLEDLSYAPFRAMVAGNLRHSGGLRVDHIMGLFRLWWIPEGLPPTEGAYVRYNHEAMVGILLLEAQRAGALVVGEDLGTVEPWVRDYLRDRGILGTSVAWFEMQDGGVPLPPEAYREYCMASVTTHDMPPTAGYLALDHIRLQHSLGMLTESLDEELALAERTFDTWNRGLVQRGFLVEGETDVAEKVLAMHRWIVASPARVLCAALTDAVGDRKTQNQPGTVDEYPNWRVPLSGPDGEPLSLEEVFRSERAARLAAVMNDFSVHAIGRR; encoded by the coding sequence ATGCCCTTGACCAACCGCGTGCTGGCCGACCTCGCCGCTGCCTTCGGCATCTCCACCGAGTTCTGGGACTGGAAGGGTCGCCTGACCGAGGTGGACGACGCCACCGTCGTCGGCATCCTCGCCGGCATGGGCGTGGACGCCTCGACCGACGAGGCCGCCCACCAGGCGCTCACCGACGAGGCCCTCCGTCCCTGGCGCCGCGGGCTGCCCCCGTGCACCGTGATGCAGCAGGGTTCGCAGGCCCACGTGAACGTGCACGTCCCGGCGGGCTCGCCGGCGTCGGTGCACATCCGCCTCGAGGAGGGCGGGCGCTGGGAGGCGTGGCAGGTCGACAACCACGAGCCCGACCGCGAGATCGACGGCGCGTGGGTGGGTGAGGCCACCTTCGCCCTGCCCGCCGAGCTGCCGCTGGGCTACCACCGCCTGGTCCTCGAGACACCGGGCAGCACCGTCGAGGAGACGCTGGTCGTCACGCCGCGCTTCCTCGGCTTCCCCGAGGCGATGGGCAACCGCCGGGTCTGGGGCTACGCGACGCAGCTGTACAGCGTGCGCTCGGCCAACTCGTGGGGCATGGGCGACCTGATCGACCTCGGCGACCTCGCCACGTGGTCGGGCACGCAGCACTTCGCCGACTACCTGCTGGTCAACCCGCTCCACGCCGCGCAGCCGATGCCGCCGCTGGAGCCCTCGCCGTACCTGCCGAGCTCGCGCCGCTACGTGAACCCCCTGTACGTGCGCCCCGAGTTCATCCCCGAGTACGCGACGCTGAACGAGAACAAGCGCCGGCGGATCGCCGACATCAAGGCCGAGCTCGACAAGCAGCTCGCCGGGTCCGACCGCATCGAGCGCAACGCGATCTGGCTCGCCAAGCTCGCCGCGCTGCGGATCGTCTACGACGAGGGCCTCTCCGAGGTGCGGATGATGGCCAAGGAGAGCTTCGTCCGCGCCGAGGGGCGCACCCTGTCGCAGTTCGCGACCTGGTGCGTGCTGGTCAGCACGTTCGGGCTGAACTGGCGCGAGTGGCCGGCCGAGTACCTGCGGCCCAGCTCGCCCGAGGTGGCCGCCTTCGCCGCCGAGTACGCCCGCGACGTCGACTTCTTCGTCTGGCTGCAGTGGGTGGCCGACAACCAGCTCCGCGAGGCGCAGTCCGCCGCGCGGGCCGCCGGCATGAAGGTCGGCATCATGAACGACCTGGCGGTGGGCGTGAGCCGCTCCAGCGCCGAGGCGTGGGTGCTCGGCGACGCGTTCGCCCAGGGCGTCAGCGTGGGCGCCCCGCCGGACCACTACAACCAGCTCGGCCAGGACTGGGGCCAGGCCCCGTGGCGTCCGGACCGGCTCGAGGACCTCAGCTACGCGCCGTTCCGCGCGATGGTGGCCGGCAACCTGCGCCATTCGGGCGGCCTGCGCGTCGACCACATCATGGGCCTGTTCCGCCTGTGGTGGATCCCGGAGGGCCTGCCCCCGACCGAGGGCGCCTACGTGCGCTACAACCACGAGGCCATGGTCGGCATCCTGCTGCTCGAGGCCCAGCGCGCCGGCGCGCTCGTCGTGGGCGAGGACCTCGGCACCGTCGAGCCGTGGGTCCGTGACTACCTCCGCGATCGGGGCATCCTGGGCACGTCCGTGGCCTGGTTCGAGATGCAGGACGGCGGCGTCCCCCTGCCTCCCGAGGCCTACCGCGAGTACTGCATGGCGTCGGTCACCACGCACGACATGCCGCCGACGGCCGGCTACCTCGCCCTGGACCACATCCGGCTGCAGCACAGCCTGGGCATGCTCACCGAGTCGCTGGACGAGGAGCTCGCCCTGGCCGAGCGGACCTTCGACACCTGGAACCGTGGGCTCGTGCAGCGCGGCTTCCTCGTCGAGGGCGAGACCGACGTGGCCGAGAAGGTGCTGGCCATGCACCGCTGGATCGTCGCCTCGCCGGCGCGGGTGCTGTGCGCCGCGCTCACGGACGCCGTGGGCGACCGCAAGACGCAGAACCAGCCGGGCACCGTCGACGAGTACCCGAACTGGCGCGTGCCGCTGTCGGGCCCCGACGGCGAGCCGCTGTCGCTGGAGGAGGTCTTCCGGTCCGAGCGCGCCGCCCGGTTGGCCGCGGTGATGAACGACTTCAGCGTGCACGCGATCGGGAGGCGATGA
- a CDS encoding MarR family winged helix-turn-helix transcriptional regulator — translation MDEVDRILQAWARETPDLDVSPLRVLSRVSRLARHLDFERRDAFAIHSLDTWEFDVLAALRREGPPYELSPGQLIQQTLSTSGTMTNRIDRLAARGLVERLPDPRDRRGVRVRLLTPGRELVEAALADLLEREQHILDGLSMGEREQIAALLRRLVQPFEADPA, via the coding sequence ATGGACGAGGTGGACAGGATCCTGCAGGCGTGGGCCCGTGAGACGCCCGACCTCGACGTGTCCCCGTTGCGCGTCCTCTCGCGGGTGAGCCGCTTGGCACGCCATCTCGACTTCGAGCGTCGCGACGCCTTCGCCATCCACAGCCTCGACACCTGGGAGTTCGACGTCCTCGCCGCGCTGCGCCGCGAGGGCCCGCCCTACGAGCTGTCGCCCGGCCAGCTGATCCAGCAGACCCTGTCGACCTCCGGCACCATGACCAACCGCATCGACCGCCTCGCCGCGCGCGGCTTGGTCGAGCGCCTCCCCGATCCGCGCGACCGTCGTGGGGTGCGCGTCCGGCTGCTCACGCCCGGACGCGAGCTCGTCGAGGCGGCCCTGGCCGACCTGCTCGAGCGCGAGCAGCACATCCTCGACGGCCTGTCGATGGGGGAGCGCGAGCAGATCGCCGCGCTGCTGCGCCGCCTCGTCCAGCCGTTCGAGGCCGACCCCGCCTGA